A single region of the Podospora pseudopauciseta strain CBS 411.78 chromosome 1, whole genome shotgun sequence genome encodes:
- a CDS encoding hypothetical protein (COG:S; EggNog:ENOG503P7IG), with protein MKFLAIAATLFTTLAVAQNLEGQPACATSCLISAISAAGCAASDIACQCGPTQVSIAASAGPCLLDACPMSDLISAESAGLAKCESFSATAGAAPTRQDNAGPVTGTGTATSTGTSTSSAGAAAVMTAAPVLVGVACVGVMGVLGAM; from the exons atgaaattcctcgccatcgccgccactctcttcaccaccctcgccgtgGCTCAGAACCTCGAAGGGCAGCCCGCCTGCGCT ACATCATGCCTTATCAGCGCTATTAGCGCTGCAGGCTGCGCCGCATCGGACATCGCCTGCCAGTGCGGGCCTACTCAGGTTTCCATCGCCGCCTCGGCCGGTCCTTGCCTTCTCGACGCCTGCCCAATGTCGGACTTGATCTCGGCCGAGAGCGCGGGCCTAGCCAAGTGCGAGAGCTTCTCTGCCACTGCCGGTGCTGCTCCGACCCGTCAGGACAACGCCGGTCCTGTCACTGGAACTGGGACGGCGACTTCCACCGGGACGTCGACTTCTTCTGCTGGTGCAGCGGCTGTTATGACTGCTGCTCCGGTGCTGGTTGGTGTGGCCTGTGTGGGCGTTATGGGCGTGCTTGGGGCTATGTAA
- a CDS encoding hypothetical protein (COG:S; EggNog:ENOG503P1TK), whose protein sequence is MSQYPGFTPWPYNQYQGHPAPPPPAQSPYGYQPPTAYPAPPFPPPPTYGAPSAFPPPPEAHQNAAQGSFNYNASNIPGLGMGANSAMGNAFPATPPPANPWGQPLPVSYTPTIPNLHSAQQTVIPGTKPPQPVAPAAQVAVSIEMEEGELSEGQFEDLYDDTQKSPPPASTPKQTAKKLPVTQPSTVPSTVASQPTSASDTPEGGFYGNDQDEARDRSASYSPFLSPRESSNETPTSQSQGAGPSNVVKPQSNNPSETVPPVINVGLPGLQPQSSTVLNANGTPESPANYLDTFKSVPEAKKEAQKAILRLWPLGVKYQTYLDEGFDEKVIKALFGDLHLELPKPVVEKAKAEAQTVPSPGASADSPTTAQAQGTQPESKDTAEPVTKSKGEERKDRIARLLAAKAAKGPAVVPPKPAVVPPNPTAAPSPAPAPAPAEAPKPTPPTGPKAKIRGEKERILQEKIAALQKAREAQASGAGKAGSQTPVNTATVATPQQQPAGTSSTTLNFASSQPGPLTVQTSGLPTPPIPGIVGSVNVQLNTASQRKRPVAADFVDYPSAAGSTKRPFGQLRQETSLIIDVSDVSDDEEMDMDMGSPTDEPSSMQSKDGPTASRGPSIRDFPPLTNLPQRQLSTSTTPLHTPPTGPALGGKRHTELTIKEREIQEMRRMIALAEAKRKAKLPQAGSRAQTQSGQTPEPKNAGTPVLSSPAQSDRPTPQPTPEATSIRPPKASDTATSNPAQKAAQHGRLAALEEKRRRLEQLRAEEALLQAEIEKEMLAAQSDQVSTPSDREAPQDSGLNSGEDRTVPPPQGVTSADVEGLSSSGASLAPDDAQVTEAVSVDEVKTSGEPSQTDIPPQQADEPKQALSSDTPSSSGSQYPSSSDLAQAQSVMSVDGGEPESRQSVEGSLPNSNPDVRADDESAPAAVLETPQPSTNQEVDETTPMEIDSEAPSPTTAESVMSGIVDSDVNDAEHPPVPLPDQISSAAQPREEVQEVEVEATGEETRNPIKKQDRAFMPYKSPLHIFRAYRFHPEFEQTVPNGVKSLTYSSRVDVQKPLCPYELNTQQCPENCEFQHFSNIKILDDQILLELGKSDFTGEQRARFNQGLRELLQVYKAQKVRDFDVIARGIIKFRSEFLGDKSKVLNLEGVTL, encoded by the exons ATGTCACAGTATCCAGGCTTTACTCCATGGCCATACAATCAATATCAGGGCCATcccgctccccctccaccggcgCAGTCTCCGTACGGTTACCAACCCCCCACTGCCTACCCTGCACCACCCTTtcctccgccg CCGACATACGGTGCTCCGAGTGCcttcccgccgccgcccgaAGCCCACCAGAATGCAGCTCAAGGCTCTTTCAACTACAACGCGAGCAACATACCTGGTCTTGGGATGGGGGCAAACAGCGCTATGGGCAATGCTTTCCCAGCcacacctccaccagcaaATCCATGGGGACAGCCGTTGCCAGTTTCATACACGCCCACCATTCCAAACCTTCATTCTGCCCAGCAAACCGTAATTCCTGGCACAAAGCCCCCACAACCTGTAGCACCCGCTGCCCAAGTGGCCGTCAGCATCGAGATGGAGGAAGGCGAGTTGAGTGAGGGCCAGTTTGAGGATCTTTATGATGATACGCAAAagtcaccaccgccggccaGCACCCCAAAACAGACTGCCAAAAAGCTTCCTGTCACACAGCCAAGCACTGTCCCGAGTACAGTCGCCAGTCAACCCACCAGTGCGTCTGATACACCGGAGGGTGGCTTCTATGGCAATGATCAAGACGAAG CTCGCGATAGGTCCGCGTCCTACTCTCCATTCCTATCACCCAGAGAAAGCTCGAACGAAACCCCCACATCCCAATCCCAAGGAGCCGGACCTTCCAATGTCGTAAAACCACAGTCCAACAACCCTTCAGAAACCGTCCCGCCTGTGATAAATGTTGGCTTGCCCGGCCTGCAGCCACAGTCATCCACGGTTCTGAATGCCAACGGCACTCCAGAAAGTCCCGCCAACTATTTAGACACCTTCAAATCGGTGCCAgaagccaagaaggaggCTCAAAAAGCAATCCTACGGTTGTGGCCCCTTGGAGTCAAATATCAAACCTATCTCGACGAAGGGTTTGATGAGAAGGTGATCAAAGCCTTGTTTGGAGATCTTCATCTTGAACTGCCCAAGCCTGTTGTAGAGAAGGCAAAGGCGGAAGCACAGACTGTCCCGTCGCCAGGCGCAAGTGCGGATAGTCCCACGACGGCCCAAGCACAAGGGACACAACCTGAGTCCAAGGATACGGCGGAGCCAGTAACCAAGAGTAAAGGGGAAGAGCGTAAGGATCGCATTGCTCGtctcctcgccgccaaggCTGCAAAAGGGCCGGCTGTCGTTCCCCCAAAGCCCGCAGTTGtaccaccaaacccaacgGCAGCGCCATCGCCGGCGCCAGCACCAGCTCCGGCTGAAGCACCGAAGCCTACCCCGCCTACTGGACCGAAAGCCAAGATtcgaggagaaaaagaacgCATCCTCCAGGAGAAGATCGCAGCCTTGCAGAAGGCTCGAGAGGCGCAAGCGTCTGGAGCTGGAAAGGCAGGTTCTCAAACTCCTGTGAATACTGCTACGGTTGCTAcaccgcaacaacaacctgccGGCACCTCGAGCACGACCTTGAATTTTGCCAGTTCCCAGCCAGGCCCCCTCACTGTTCAGACTAGTGGCctgccaacaccacccattCCTGGCATCGTTGGATCTGTCAACGTTCAGCTCAACACGGCAAGTCAGCGCAAGCGACCGGTCGCTGCTGATTTCGTTGACTACCCATCCGCTGCTGGATCAACAAAGCGGCCGTTTGGCCAGTTACGCCAGGAAACCTCTCTCATCATTGACGTTAGCGATGTTTCGGACGATGAAGAGATGGACATGGATATGGGCTCTCCCACTGACGAGCCATCATCGATGCAGTCAAAAGATGGTCCGACTGCATCACGTGGGCCATCCATTCGCGATTTCCCTCCATTAACAAACCTCCCACAGCGACAATTGTCAACTTCTACAACCCCTTTGCACACACCACCAACTGGCCCAGCCTTGGGAGGAAAACGTCACACTGAACTCACCAtcaaggagagagagattcAGGAAATGCGAAGGATGATTGCGTTGGCTGAAGCAAAGCGGAAAGCGAAATTGCCCCAGGCAGGTTCGCGAGCACAGACTCAGTCAGGCCAAACACCAGAACCTAAGAATGCTGGCACTCCTGTCTTGAGTAGCCCTGCTCAGTCAGACAGGCCAACTCCTCAGCCCACCCCGGAAGCCACGTCGATTAGGCCTCCCAAGGCTTCAGATACCGCAACTTCTAACCCGGCACAGAAAGCCGCACAGCACGGCCGCCTTGCTGCTCTTGAAGAGAAACGGCGGCGTCTGGAGCAGCTACGTGCAGAGGAGGCGTTGTTACAAGCggagattgagaaggagatgcTGGCTGCCCAGTCGGACCAGGTCAGCACGCCATCTGACAGAGAAGCGCCCCAAGATAGCGGGCTCAACTCTGGAGAGGATAGGACAG TGCCTCCACCGCAAGGGGTAACATCGGCTGATGTCGAGGGGCTCTCATCTTCTGGTGCGTCTCTGGCTCCTGACGATGCGCAGGTGACAGAGGCAGTCTCAGTTGATGAAGTCAAAACTTCAGGTGAGCCGTCACAGACAGATATTCCGCCCCAACAAGCCGATGAACCCAAGCAAGCTCTCAGCAGCGACACACCAAGCTCCAGCGGTTCCCAGTATCCCAGCAGCAGTGACTTGGCACAAGCCCAAAGCGTCATGTCTGTGGACGGTGGCGAGCCGGAGAGCCGCCAATCTGTGGAAGGCTCTCTACCCAACAGTAATCCTGATGTCCGAGCAGATGATGAGAGTGCTCCAGCTGCAGTCCTTGAGACACCTCAGCCCTCTACTAACCAAGAAGTCGATGAAACGACGCCCATGGAGATTGATTCTGAAGCGCCCAGTCCAACCACAGCGGAATCTGTTATGAGCGGCATTGTTGACAGCGATGTGAATGACGCGGAGCATCCACCAGTCCCATTACCTGATCAAATATCGAGTGCTGCCCAGCCTCGGGAGGAGGTCCAAGAAGTCGAAGTCGAGGCAACAGGAGAA GAAACTCGCAACCccatcaagaagcaggaCCGTGCCTTTATGCCGTATAAAAGCCCTCTGCATATTTTCCGTGCCTATCGCTTCCATCCCGAGTTTGAACAGACCGTGCCTAACGGCGTCAAATCCTTGACGTACAGCAGCAGGGTCGATGTGCAAAAGCCGCTCTGTCCGTATGAACTGAACACTCAACAGTGCCCTGAAAACTGCGAGTTCCAGCACTTTAGCAACATCAAGATTCTTG ATGACCAAATCCTTCTGGAACTTGGCAAATCAGACTTCACCGGCGAACAAAGAGCTCGGTTCAATCAAGGGCTCCGTGAGCTTCTTCAGGTATACAAGGCCCAAAAGGTTAGAGACTTCGACGTTATCGCTCGAGGCATCATCAAGTTCCGCTCCGAGTTCCTTGGAGATAAGAGCAAGGTGCTCAACTTGGAAGGAGTAACGCTTTGA
- the MYO1_2 gene encoding class II myosin (COG:Z; EggNog:ENOG503NV0C), with protein MSVRNNPFARNASPSTGSTGPGGGPGRPKSTLFPSSPSPFSGMAFPPSHVRTQSQNSVASTMAQPMPLRTANSHARLLSRDASTASSSSGTFAPSFIKTDDLRKPTDIVKGIEGENDFSGKKYVWLKDPQTAFVKGWVVEELPGNKILVQCDDGSQREVDAESVDKVNPAKFDKANDMAELTHLNEASVVHNLHMRYMSDLIYTYSGLFLVTVNPYTPLPIYTNEYINMYKGRNREDNKPHIYAMADEAFRNLVDDNENQSILVTGESGAGKTENTKKVIQYLAAVARLDSTAKSREQQHSTLSAQILRANPILEAFGNAQTVRNNNSSRFGKFIRIEFNRNGSIAGAFIDWYLLEKSRVVRINSQERNYHVFYQLLKGADRRLKQEFLLDGLDVEDFAYTREGQDTISGVSDRDEWNSLLEAFGVMGFDESEQAAILRTIAAVLHLGNLNVVKESRSADQARLAPDGKEVAAKVCKLLGVPLQPFLQGLLHPKVKAGREWVEKVQTPEQVRFSIDALAKGIYERGFGDLVTRINRQLDRPGMGLDDTRFIGVLDIAGFEIFEHNSFEQLCINYTNEKLQQFFNHHMFVLEQEEYAREKIEWQFIDFGKDLQPTIDLIELPNPIGIFSCLDEDCVMPKATDKTFSEKLNSLWDKKSQKYRPSRLGQGFILTHYAAEVEYSTEGWLEKNKDPMNDNVTRLLAASTDKHVANLFADCADQDDEVGGMRSRVKKGLFRTVAQRHKEQLSSLMAQLHSTHPHFVRCILPNHKKKAKQFNGLLVLDQLRCNGVLEGIRIARTGFPNRLAFAEFRQRYEVLVRDLPKGYLEGQAVTRLMLDKFGLDRSLYRVGLTKVFFRAGVLAELEEKRDALISEIMARFQSVARGYMQRRIAFKRLYRAEATRVIQRNFQVYLDLCENPWWQLLVRMKPLLGATRTATEVKKRDEMIKQLHDKMKLELENRQKLEEERRNVHAELNKIQQVLESERSLALDKEEIFKRLQMREAELEDKLAGALDDQERLEDQLDSLLDAKKRAEEDVNSYRAQLEQAAGLISRLEAEKSELAAKVADLEKSIDEIAKKQSERSAQEAALEDEVKMLQSQLSLKDRKVRDMESKLLKADQDLDIKLRTVEKELQTSRTKNSQLSAENREIQQQLAQLSKTSTDYEDLVRKKESELALLRSDNKKYEMERRSLEDQRKTLSAEREKTAERLRDIQAELTAMRTQQDQLKREAADANKLLQARLSEDAQADENRQLLEAQVKDLKDELYKVQMELSRERQSRDDVALLGEHKYNTLKEEYDHLNESKITIEKELYAQQDTLRRMMETRAAAEKERDEARQEIRALRVAKTQAEEARREAEIIGERAASKIAREKEESLRKALESASNRVNSLEEQVADLTYQIEDLNKVILESGEFGLKNDQAKERLERELVTVKGRLAASENDNKALLNKLQQKGLEIARSSSRASEASRGQIMGLQREKTRLEEQNAKLNKQLGDSQVTIASLEKRLEKLQLSLEDLNHEVAREVQNSRAAEKASSSATAQLAEANRTIESERQLRTHAQGTVRTLQQTLDSRDIELADLRGQLLDALKIVDPEFVPTIQSEGGADKFLSKNLDLARKIEELQQNLRVQTAARANAEAHVAELRAARAESPTRTRHGEFNPNETVFEPGSPEQKRSRPNGRHYSGASTPPRRFATVETDHLDSVKSDKTADILSFNNRQDLKAEVEELQNQLQIAHMQNRHLQSQLERSVPDPQATVDESGRVQKLEQMNSKLHHMLDESSQKVSALEKALHAGELSLRDIQTRSHEEILDLLHSQEDSRRRLLSDHNDAIGELAHIKEHFERLRHDRAKIELDLRDAKSDLQEMSLAREQEAASRNQLLQEFADLQIRLDSETSKLADVAANLQLYKGRADEYFAKLENAEIAVLKATRAEQFAKAQAKDAEDACAEMMSERKRLDGTIEDLQLQNQRLEEKIEDMSTDLEAATQAKKRLQHELEDYRNQRANDIEDKESSMEQLRKKYQAEFGTLTKELDLAREEKLFKQAEITRLREELDELRSKWDDEVLNSSTWSKEKARLESTLSDVMASRDEAVNAHNDAQGKIVSLLQQVRNLRTSVDDITAERDNLAREKQSIEARLKEAKAGLEDLANSESPSLRNAANIDKEILELKSGLAQQQDIAAAAVEKMRRAEALVSEVQKDIVAEREASAELHKQKNALEKSLNEVQLKLIDLETKGYSAASHDIKFLHKRIQELESELEQHLNERSKSQRSVRNVDRTVKDLQTQIDRKDRQNVQLQEDMTRMRDKMDKLLKTIEELQASESSNELQARRAERELREERERIMQLERELDSWKAMKDRPSGASVATGASVFGGSVRGKGWRSDGNILVEDGRVPQRKSSISRVPSLKGFL; from the exons ATGTCGGTTCGCAACAATCCGTTCGCGAGGAATGCCTCACCTTCGACAGGTTCGACTGGGCCAGGCGGCGGGCCAGGCAGACCAAAATCGACACTTTTcccctcatcgccctctccaTTCTCGGGAATGGCCTTCCCACCCTCTCACGTCCGCACTCAGTCACAAAATTCGGTTGCGTCAACTATGGCGCAGCCAATGCCACTCCGCACCGCCAATAGTCATGCTCGTCTACTTTCTAGGGACGCCAGCACCGCGAGCTCAAGCTCGGGCACATTCGCCCCATCATTTATCAAGACGGATGACTTGAGAAAACCCACCGACATTGTCAAGGGAATTGAAGGGGAGAATGACTTCTCTGGCAAGAAATACGTGTGGCTTAAGGATCCACAGACGGCTTTTGTCAAGGGCTGGGTAGTCGAGGAGCTGCCAGGGAACAAGATACTGGTTCAGTGCGATGATGGGAGT CAACGAGAGGTCGACGCAGAAAGCGTCGACAAAGTCAACCCCGCCAAGTTCGACAAGGCTAACGACATGGCCGAGCTGACGCACCTGAACGAGGCATCCGTCgtccacaacctccacatGCGCTACATGTCCGATCTCATCTATACCTACTCTGGCCTGTTCTTGGTCACAGTCAACCCCTACACCCCACTCCCCATCTACACGAATGAATACATCAACATGTACAAGGGCCGAAACCGGGAGGATAATAAGCCCCATATCTACGCCATGGCCGACGAGGCCTTTCGAAATCTGGTGGATGACAATGAGAACCAGAGTATTCTTGTGACTGGTGAATCAGGTGCAGGAAAGACggaaaacaccaaaaaggTTATCCAGTaccttgctgctgttgcaagGTTGGACTCGACGGCAAAGAGcagggagcagcagcattcTACCCTTTCGGCTCAGATTCTGAGGGCCAATCCCATTCTGGAAGCTTTTGGAAACGCTCAGACTGTGAGGAATAACAACTCGTCGCGATTCGGCAAGTTTATCCGGATCGAGTTTAATCGGAATGGGTCGATTGCTGGTGCCTTCATTGACTGGTATTTGCTTGAGAAGTCCCGAGTCGTGAGGATCAACTCTCAGGAACGGAATTATCACGTTTTCTATCAGTTGCTCAAGGGCGCTGATAGGAGGCTCAAGCAAGAGTTCCTGCTGGATGGGCTTGATGTGGAGGACTTTGCTTATACCAGGGAGGGCCAGGATACCATCTCCGGTGTGTCGGACCGCGACGAGTGGAACTCGCTGCTGGAGGCGTTTGGGGTTATGGGGTTTGATGAGAGCGAGCAGGCGGCCATTCTGAGGACCATTGCGGCGGTGCTCCATCTGGGTAATCTGAATGTAGTCAAGGAGAGCAGGTCTGCGGACCAGGCTAGACTGGCACCGGACGGGAAGGAGGTTGCGGCCAAGGTTTGCAAACTGCTGGGTGTGCCGTTGCAGCCTTTCTTGCAGGGGTTACTGCACCCCAAGGTCAAGGCAGGAAGAGAATGGGTTGAGAAGGTGCAGACTCCGGAGCAGGTTCGGTTCAGTATCGATGCTCTGGCGAAGGGTATCTACGAGCGAGGCTTCGGGGACCTGGTCACGAGAATCAACCGGCAGCTTGACCGGCCTGGGATGGGGCTGGATGATACCAGGTTCATTGGCGTGCTGGATATTGCTGGTTTTGAGATTTTTGAGCACAACAGTTTCGAGCAACTGTGTATCAACTACACGAACGAGAAGCTGCAGCAGTTTTTCAACCACCACATGTTTGTCCTTGAGCAGGAAGAGTACGCCAGAGAAAAGATTGAGTGGCAGTTTATCGACTTTGGGAAGGATCTACAGCCGACGATTGATTTGATTGAGCTGCCGAACCCGATTGGTATTTTCAGCTGCTTGGATGAGGACTGTGTCATGCCCAAGGCGACGGACAAGACCTTTTCGGAGAAGCTGAACTCTTTGTGGGATAAGAAGTCACAAAAGTATCGGCCTTCGAGGTTGGGACAGGGGTTCATCTTGACGCATTATGCTGCCGAGGTGGAATATTCGACCGAAGGGTGGCTGGAGAAGAACAAGGACCCGATGAACGACAATGTGACTAGGTTGCTGGCTGCTTCGACCGATAAGCATGTCGCGAATCTGTTTGCGGACTGCGCCGATCAGGATGATGAGGTAGGAGGGATGAGGAGCAGGGTGAAGAAAGGCTTGTTTAGGACTGTTGCTCAGAGGCACAAAGAGCAGCTGTCTAGCCTGATGGCGCAGCTGCATTCGACGCACCCGCACTTTGTGAGGTGTATCCTGCCGAAccacaagaagaaggcgaagcAGTTTAatgggttgttggtgctggatCAGCTGAGGTGTAATGGTGTGTTGGAGGGCATCAGGATCGCGAGGACGGGGTTTCCCAATCGGTTGGCCTTTGCGGAATTTCGCCAGCGTTATGAGGTTCTCGTGAGAGATTTGCCGAAGGGGTATTTGGAGGGGCAGGcggtgacgaggttgatgcTGGACAAGTTTGGGCTGGACAGGTCGCTTTACCGGGTTGGGCTGACGAAGGTTTTCTTCCGGGCGGGGGTGCtggccgagctggaggagaagagagacGCGCTGATTTCGGAGATCATGGCGCGGTTTCAGAGCGTGGCGAGGGGGTACATGCAGAGGAGGATTGCGTTTAAGCGGTTGTATCGGGCGGAGGCGACGAGGGTGATCCAGAGGAATTTCCAGGTGTATTTGGACCTTTGTGAGAACCCTTGGTGGCAGTTGCTGGTGAGGATGAAGCCGCTTTTGGGCGCGACAAGGACGGCGacggaggtgaagaagagggatGAGATGATCAAGCAGCTGCATGACAAGATGAAGTTGGAACTGGAGAATCGCCAGAAGctagaggaggagaggaggaatgTTCATGCGGAGCTCAACAAGATTCAGCAGGTGCTTGAGAGTGAAAGATCGCTTGCGCTGGATAAGGAGGAGATCTTCAAGCGGCTGCagatgagggaggcggagctGGAGGACAAATTGGCTGGTGCTCTGGATGATCAGGAGAGACTGGAGGACCAGCTTGATAGTCTTCTTGACGCCAAGAAGcgggccgaggaggatgtgaaCAGCTATCGTGCTCAGCTGGAGCAGGCAGCTGGTCTCATTTCTAGGCTGGAGGCTGAGAAATCGGAGCTTGCGGCAAAGGTGGCTGATCTGGAGAAGTCCATTGACGAGATCGCCAAGAAGCAGTCTGAACGCAGTGCACAGGAGGCGGctttggaggatgaggtcaaGATGCTGCAGAGCCAGCTCTCACTCAAGGATAGGAAGGTGCGGGATATGGAGAGCAAGCTTCTTAAGGCTGATCAAGATCTCGATATTAAGCTGCGGACTGTCGAAAAGGAGCTTCAGACTTCACGAACCAAGAACTCGCAGCTCAGTGCTGAGAACCGGGAGATTCAACAGCAACTTGCGCAATTGTCCAAGACTTCTACCGACTACGAAGACTTGGTGCGCAAGAAGGAGAGCGAGCTGGCGTTGCTTCGTTCGGACAATAAGAAGTACGAAATGGAGCGCCGTAGTCTTGAAGATCAGCGCAAGACCCTCAGCGccgagagggaaaagacCGCCGAGCGTCTTCGTGACATTCAGGCGGAACTCACTGCGATGAGGACTCAACAAGACCAGCTCAAGCGAGAGGCTGCAGATGCCAACAAGCTTCTCCAGGCTCGGCTCTCGGAGGATGCCCAGGCTGATGAGAACCGTCAACTTCTCGAGGCACAGGTCAAGGACTTGAAGGATGAACTTTACAAGGTTCAAATGGAACTTAGTAGAGAACGTCAGTCCCGCGACGATGTTGCCCTTCTTGGTGAGCACAAATACAATACCCTGAAGGAGGAGTACGACCACCTTAATGAGTCCAAGATCACGATTGAGAAGGAGCTCTATGCTCAGCAGGACACTCTTCGCCGTATGATGGAGACgcgggctgctgctgagaaggAGCGCGATGAAGCCAGGCAAGAAATCCGAGCTCTTCGTGTGGCCAAGACGCAGGCTGAGGAAGCTCGCCGGGAAGCAGAGATTATCGGTGAAAGGGCTGCTTCCAAGATTGCCCGTGAAAAGGAGGAGAGCCTGCGCAAGGCTCTGGAGTCTGCCAGCAACAGGGTGAATTCGTTAGAGGAGCAAGTTGCCGACCTGACCTACCAGATTGAGGATCTCAACAAGGTGATTCTTGAGTCTGGAGAGTTTGGACTGAAGAATGACCAGGCCAAGGAGCGGTTGGAACGCGAGCTTGTTACTGTCAAAGGTCGGTTGGCTGCTTCGGAAAACGACAACAAGGCCTTGCTCAATAAGCTGCAACAGAAGGGGCTAGAGATTGCAAGGTCTAGCTCGAGGGCGAGCGAGGCTTCCAGAGGCCAGATCATGGGTCTTCAGCGGGAAAAGACCAggctggaggagcagaaCGCGAAGCTCAATAAGCAGCTTGGTGACTCGCAGGTTACCATCGCGTCTTTGGAGAAGAGACTGGAGAAGCTGCAGCTCAGCTTGGAGGATCTCAACCATGAGGTGGCCAGGGAGGTGCAGAACAGTCGCGCTGCGGAAAAGGCTTCGTCGAGTGCCACCGCGCAACTTGCGGAGGCGAATCGGACTATTGAGTCTGAACGGCAGCTCCGCACACACGCTCAAGGCACGGTCCGCACTTTACAGCAGACACTGGATTCTCGCGACATTGAGCTTGCTGATCTCCGCGGACAATTGTTGGATGCGCTCAAGATTGTTGACCCTGAGTTTGTGCCTACGATTCAGTCTGAGGGCGGTGCCGACAAGTTCCTCAGCAAGAATCTTGATCTGGCTCGCAAGATTGAGGAGCTCCAGCAGAATCTCCGGGTCCAGACTGCAGCTCGCGCTAACGCCGAGGCTCATGTTGCAGAGTTGAGAGCAGCTAGGGCCGAGTCTCCGACTAGAACTCGCCATGGGGAGTTCAACCCTAACGAAACCGTCTTTGAGCCTGGCTCACCGGAACAGAAGCGGTCCAGACCTAACGGCCGTCACTATTCCGGTGCATctactcctcctcgtcgcttCGCCACGGTCGAGACTGACCATCTCGACTCGGTCAAGTCTGACAAGACAGCTGACATTCTCAGCTTCAACAACCGCCAGGACCTCAaggctgaggttgaggagctgCAAAACCAGCTGCAGATTGCTCACATGCAGAACAGGCACTTGCAGAGCCAGCTTGAGCGGTCTGTGCCGGATCCCCAGGCTACTGTTGATGAGAGTGGCCGTGTTCAAAAGCTGGAGCAGATGAACAGTAAGCTGCACCATATGCTTGATGAGTCTTCGCAGAAGGTGTCTGCGCTTGAAAAGGCGCTTCATGCCGGTGAGCTTTCTCTCCGCGACATCCAGACTAGATCTCACGAGGAGATTCTGGATCTGTTGCATAGCCAAGAGGACTCCCGCCGCCGTCTCCTGTCTGATCACAATGATGCCATTGGGGAATTGGCCCATATCAAGGAGCACTTTGAGAGACTCAGACACGACAGGGCCAAGATCGAACTCGATCTCCGCGATGCCAAGTCCGACCTTCAGGAGATGTCACTTGCGCGCGAGCAGGAAGCCGCCAGCCGAAACCAGCTGCTGCAGGAGTTTGCTGACTTGCAGATCCGCTTGGACTCTGAGACCAGCAAACTGGCTGATGTTGCTGCCAACTTGCAGTTGTACAAGGGTCGTGCGGATGAGTACTTTGCCAAACTTGAGAACGCCGAGATTGCTGTGCTCAAGGCTACCAGGGCTGAGCAGTTTGCCAAGGCGCAAGCAAAGGATGCGGAGGATGCTTGTGCTGAGATGATGTCTGAAAGGAAGAGGCTCGACGGCACCATTGAGGATCTTCAGCTCCAGAATCAACgcttggaggagaagatcgaAGACATGTCGACCGACCTTGAGGCTGCTACtcaggccaagaagaggcTGCAGCACGAGCTGGAGGATTATCGCAATCAGCGGGCAAATGATATCGAGGACAAGGAGTCGAGCATGGAGCAGCTTCGCAAGAAGTATCAGGCCGAGTTTGGGACTCTTACCAAGGAGCTTGATCttgcgagggaggagaagctgttCAAGCAGGCCGAGATTACGCGCTTGCGTGAGGAGCTTGACGAGCTGAGGTCTAAGTGGGATGACGAAGTCCTCAACAGCTCTACTTGGTCCAAGGAGAAGGCTCGGTTGGAGTCGACGCTCTCGGATGTTATGGCTTCGAGAGATGAGGCTGTTAATGCTCACAATGATGCCCAGGGCAAGATTGTGTCGCTTCTTCAGCAGGTGCGGAATCTTCGGACGTCGGTGGATGATATCACTGCCGAGCGTGATAACCTTGCCCGCGAGAAGCAAAGCATCGAGGCTCGGTTGAAAGAGGCCAAAGCTGGTCTGGAGGACTTGGCCAACAGTGAGAGCCCTTCGCTGAGGAATGCTGCGAACATCGACAAGGAGATTCTGGAGCTCAAGTCTGGTTTGGCTCAACAGCAGGAtattgctgctgccgcggTGGAGAAGATGCGCCGCGCTGAGGCTTTGGTGTCTGAGGTTCAAAAGGACATTGTGGCTGAGCGCGAGGCTAGCGCCGAGTTGCACAAGCAGAAGAATGCGCTGGAGAAGTCGCTGAATGAGGTGCAGCTGAAGCTGATTGACTTGGAGACGAAGGGGTATTCGGCTGCCAGTCATGACATCAAGTTCTTGCATAAGCGCATCCAGGAG CTCGAATCGGAACTCGAACAGCACCTGAACGAGCGGAGCAAATCCCAACGATCAGTCCGTAACGTGGACAGGACCGTGAAGGACTTGCAGACACAGATCGACCGGAAGGACAGGCAGAATGTGCAGCTGCAGGAGGAcatgacgaggatgagggacaAGATGGACAAGTTGCTCAAGACGATTGAGGAGCTGCAGGCGTCGGAGAGCTCGAATGAACTGCaagcgaggagggcggagagggagctgagggaggagagggagagaatTATGcagttggagagggagctcGATAGCTGGAAGGCGATGAAGGACCGGCCTTCGGGGGCTAGTGTAGCTACGGGGGCGAGCGTCTTTGGGGGGAGcgtgagggggaaggggtggaggagcgATGGGAATattttggtggaggatgggagagtCCCGCAGCGGAAGAGCAGCATTAGTAGGGTGCCTAGCTTGAAGGGGTTTTTGTAG